A genomic window from Anthocerotibacter panamensis C109 includes:
- a CDS encoding YajQ family cyclic di-GMP-binding protein, whose product MATDFSFDIVSDFDRQELVNAVDQTVREIKSRYDLKGTNSEVTLEEKTITITTDSEMTLGSIQDLLQTKAAKRGLSLKVFDFGEAEKAGGNRLRQVVTLKKGVPSDLAKQITKLIRDNLKKVQPTIQGDAVRVSAKSKDDLQTVIQLLKNEDFPVALQFTNYR is encoded by the coding sequence ATGGCTACCGACTTTTCCTTTGACATCGTCAGTGACTTTGACCGCCAGGAATTGGTCAACGCAGTGGATCAGACTGTGCGCGAAATTAAGTCTCGCTATGACCTGAAGGGGACCAACAGCGAGGTCACCTTGGAAGAGAAGACCATCACCATTACCACTGACAGCGAGATGACCCTGGGGTCGATCCAGGATCTTTTGCAGACCAAGGCCGCCAAGCGTGGGCTATCGCTCAAGGTTTTTGACTTCGGCGAGGCAGAAAAGGCGGGTGGTAACCGGCTTCGGCAAGTGGTGACCCTCAAAAAGGGCGTGCCTTCCGACTTGGCGAAGCAAATCACAAAGCTCATCCGCGACAATCTCAAAAAGGTCCAGCCCACAATCCAAGGTGATGCTGTCCGAGTCTCAGCTAAGAGCAAAGACGACCTCCAGACGGTGATCCAGCTGTTGAAAAATGAAGACTTCCCGGTGGCGCTCCAGTTTACGAACTATCGCTAG
- a CDS encoding YIP1 family protein, with translation MSNFLDNCFGSWFEPQQTFERLALDPPLLQAALIIAGVNILEGLRLGGVGGACLQVFFGVVGWLLLNGLLHLLLTAFGQNPSYRRLLALTGFASLPWLLVPPGVTLGGPIGGLLVLGALVWFVALQTWAVAQATALDWWRVALLVPLTFAGALVALTWTVDSLIKTIGLSQ, from the coding sequence ATGAGTAATTTCCTTGACAACTGCTTTGGGAGCTGGTTTGAGCCTCAGCAGACTTTTGAACGGCTGGCTCTGGACCCGCCGCTCCTCCAAGCAGCGCTGATCATAGCCGGGGTCAACATCCTGGAGGGCTTGCGCTTAGGAGGGGTTGGGGGTGCTTGTCTTCAGGTGTTTTTCGGGGTGGTGGGCTGGTTGTTGCTCAATGGGCTACTCCATTTGTTATTGACCGCCTTCGGACAAAACCCTTCCTATCGCCGCCTTTTAGCCCTGACAGGATTTGCTAGCTTACCTTGGCTTCTTGTCCCGCCTGGGGTGACTTTGGGTGGACCTATCGGTGGGCTTTTAGTTTTGGGTGCGCTGGTTTGGTTTGTGGCGCTACAGACCTGGGCTGTGGCGCAGGCTACTGCATTGGACTGGTGGCGCGTCGCCCTGTTGGTCCCGCTTACCTTTGCTGGAGCTTTAGTGGCACTCACGTGGACCGTGGACAGTCTGATCAAGACTATAGGGCTCTCACAGTAG